Proteins encoded in a region of the Sander lucioperca isolate FBNREF2018 chromosome 18, SLUC_FBN_1.2, whole genome shotgun sequence genome:
- the plekhh1 gene encoding pleckstrin homology domain-containing family H member 1, giving the protein MADVLESGGGSGAVRVASVDWQNRCIALEMQLLRFRLQAGKIRELLAEKMQELEQRVTEADQRAESAEKQIHVMEEKLKSANIQTSESESSLYRKYQDLSNQVQEKDAVIKRLEVQLEKQILVRAQEAKSIEEKAAKIKDWVTFKLKEMEQENQQLKMANIKQTEQIMLLQEKLQALLEKPASSGSPANSPVMDTHLVPSSPLFPPSSPGTPPAQDDSWRQAGPRGATSNIKTSPTDVKRTPEQSRKLSCFGDLGAHGAVSQAQSREGPSSPVSISGPELPVGPEGQAGGSDRDNSSDELNSKFRSQCLHSSSSSSSSSSAYEMAHGSSSPESSLRISPRSPLLSRSPSTNNPFPNPPFHQSGTSMTLPKVRTPLTPRDSIQLVKKHYSQPQPSLDRLHHLNVSIDIMTPSSTSSTLKSTGTATSPFSQVVEETDIDDGLPDSMDGVVEGSGSEELYRDGVSFVGLPEELEQLDPPPTPPLHRFPSWESRIYAVAKSGMRVSEASPGARGPGRGSNLPQYPAAGPFTQLIYKNINVPVYTTLKGKATQISSVPLPDDDSGSEDDSSSLASLRTSILSPDRKSSVPGSPRAVKRGVSMSSISSESDYAIPPDAYSLDSDYSEPEHKVQRTSSYSCESTGPEMLEKSGYLLKMGSQVKAWKRRWFILRNGEILYYKSPSDVIRKPQGQIELNTSCCIVRGEGAQTFQLITEKKTFYLTADSPNILEEWIRVLQNILRVQASSPVTVETTAKPTVRGWLTKVKHGHSKLVWCSMVGKVFYYYRNQEDKLPLGQLQMREASVQEVDRSCDSDEDYEAGSRGFLSSHCTLVVQPRDQSPTYLLIGTKQEKDTWLYHLTVAAGSCASFKVGTEYEQLIGKLLDAEGDPESALWKSEALSFCKEGLRSPLTTLPSEALQTEALKLFKSCQLFINVLVESPSVDYHTSLAQNALQVCLTHPELQNEVYCQLIKQTNHRTPHNYSLTQCWQLLSLCVALFLPQQHFLWYLRQYLQRNADPRSEVGKYAVYCQRSVERTLQNGEREAKPSRMEIVSILLRNPYHHSLPFSIPVHFMNNTYQVVGFDGSTTVEEFLSTLNQRIGVRKPQLSGFALFTDDPSGKDLEHCLQPSAKICDVISKWEQALKELHPGKNEGTRIVRLTYKSRLCIRSQVKGETERERLLLAYQVNDEVQQGHFPVNKELALEVAALMAQVEHGDLERPAASSPTGSPQPKSQLILLQALERFYPKRYKQDCNSEQIRDLTERLATKWSMLRGCSAPECVRIYLTVARKWPLFGAKLFSAKPVPPSPVEQSQVWLAVNEDGLCVLDYTMHTLVTYSYQSVITFGGCRDDFMVVTSQQREPGVAKKSAEKLVFVMAKPKILELTLLMASYINHWNPSLPPASHQPVGHWDVDSKHFPAMNYTTKGPTLL; this is encoded by the exons ATGGCTGACGTGCTGGAGAGCGGCGGCGGGTCAGGAGCTGTCAGAGTGGCCAGTGTGGATTGGCAGAACCGCTGCATCGCTCTGGAGATGCAGCTGCTGAGGTTCCGGCTCCAGGCCGGGAAAATCCGCGAGCTGCTGGCAGAGAAG ATGCAGGAGCTGGAGCAGAGGGTGACCGAGGCCGACCAGCGGGCTGAGAGTGCTGAGAAACAG ATTCATGTCATGGAAGAAAAGCTGAAGTCTGCAAACATACAAACCAGCGAATCAGAGAGCTCGTTGTACAGAAAGTATCAAGATCTGAGCAATCAGGTTCAAGAAAAAGATGCTGTAATAAAGAGATTAGAGGTGCAGCTGGAAAAACAG ATCTTAGTCAGAGCCCAGGAGGCAAAAAGTATTGAGGAGAAGGCTGCCAAGATTAAAGACTGGGTCACCTTCAAACTTAAAGAG ATGGAGCAAGAGAACCAGCAGCTGAAAATGGCCAACATTAAGCAGACGGAACAGATAATGTTGCTGCAGGAAAAACTACAAG CTCTCTTAGAGAAACCTGCATCCTCTGGATCCCCTGCCAACTCCCCTGTAATGGATACCCACCTGGTGCCCAGCAGTCCTCTGTTTCCTCCCAGCAGCCCCGGCACACCACCTGCCCAAGATGACAGCTGGAGACAAGCAGGTCCCCGGGGAGCCACCTCTAATATCAAGACCTCGCCGACAG ATGTGAAAAGGACTCCTGAACAGTCCAGGAAATTGAGTTGTTTCGGAGACCTTGGAGCCCATGGTGCTGTCTCTCAGGCTCAGAGCAGGGAGGGCCCCAGCAGCCCTGTTTCCATCAGTGGACCAGAGCTCCCAGTGGGCCCAGAGGGTCAGGCAGGGGGCTCTGACAGAGACAACTCCTCCGATGAGCTCAACAGCAAGTTCCGCTCTCAGTGCCTTcactcgtcctcttcctcttcgtCTTCGTCCTCAGCCTACGAGATGGCCCATGGATCGAGCTCCCCAGAGTCATCCCTCAGAATATCACCCAGAAGCCCTCTCCTGTCGCGCTCCCCCTCCACCAACAACCCCTTCCCCAATCCTCCTTTTCACCAGTCGGGCACCAGCATGACGCTACCTAAAGTACGAACTCCACTCACCCCCAGAGACAGCATCCAGCTGGTGAAGAAGCATTACAGCCAGCCGCAGCCCAGCCTGGACAGACTCCACCACCTCAACGTTAGCATAGACATCATGACCCCATCCTCCACTTCTTCCACCCTCAAGAGCACAGGCACCGCCACCTCACCCTTCTCGCAGGTTGTGGAGGAAACAGACATTGACGATGGGCTTCCTGACAGCATGGACGGGGTGGTGGAGGGGTCGGGATCAGAGGAGCTATACCGGGATGGAGTCTCCTTTGTGGGACTTCCAGAGGAGCTGGAGCAGCTGGATCCACCGCCAACGCCTCCTTTACACCGCTTTCCTTCATGG GAGAGTCGGATCTACGCTGTGGCAAAGTCAGGAATGAGAGTATCAGAGGCCAGTCCTGGAGCCAGGGGACCAGGACGAG GGTCCAACTTACCCCAATATCCAGCGGCAGGTCCGTTTACCCAGCTGATCTATAAGAATATCAATGTACCAGTCTATACCACACTGAAAGGG AAAGCCACTCAGATCAGCAGCGTACCTCTGCCCGATGATGACTCTGGGTCTGAGGACGACAGCAGCTCTCTGGCCAGTTTACGGACCTCCATCCTGAGCCCGGACAGAAAGAGCAGCGTCCCGGGGAGCCCACGTGCTGTCAAGAGAG GGGTGTCCATGTCCTCCATCAGCTCAGAGAGTGATTATGCCATTCCTCCCGATGCCTACTCCCTGGACAGTGACTACTCCGAACCGGAACATAAAGTCCAGCGAACCTCCTCCTATTCCTGTGAGAGCACTGGGCCT GAGATGCTGGAGAAGTCTGGGTACCTGCTGAAGATGGGCAGTCAGGTGAAAGCCTGGAAACGTCGCTGGTTCATCCTGAGGAATGGAGAGATCCTCTACTATAAATCTCCT AGTGACGTGATCAGGAAACCTCAGGGTCAGATTGAACTGAACACGTCCTGCTGTATAGTACGTGGAGAAGGAGCGCAGACATTTCAA TTGATTACAGAGAAGAAGACCTTCTATCTGACTGCCGACTCACCCAACATCTTGGAGGAGTGGATCAGGGTTCTGCAGAACATACTCAGAGTCCAGGCCAGCAGCCCCGTTACTGTGGAGACCACCGCCAAGCCCACTGTGAGGGGTTGGCTTACAAAG GTCAAACATGGACACTCTAAGCTGGTGTGGTGTTCTATGGTTGGAAAGGTCTTCTACTACTATCGTAATCAGGAAGACAAG TTGCCTCTGGGTCAGCTGCAGATGCGGGAGGCCTCGGTACAGGAAGTGGATCGCTCCTGTGATTCGGATGAGGACTATGAGGCAGGCAGTCGAggtttcctctcctcccactGCACCTTAGTGGTCCAACCAAGAGACCAGAGTCCTACATACCTGCTCATCGGCACCAAGCAGGAGAAG GATACATGGCTGTATCACTTGACCGTGGCAGCTGGCAGCTGTGCAAGCTTCAAAGTGGGCACAGAGTACGAGCAGCTCATTGGTAAACTCCTTGATGCAGAGGGAGACCCAG aatCTGCCTTGTGGAAGAGCGAGGCCTTGAGCTTCTGTAAGGAGGGTCTGCGCTCGCCTCTCACCACTCTGCCCTCTGAAGCTCTGCAGACAGAAGCTCTCAAGCTTTTCAAG TCCTGTCAGCTCTTCATCAACGTGCTGGTTGAGTCTCCGTCTGTTGACTACCACACCTCGTTGGCCCAGAATGCTTTGCAAGTGTGCCTGACCCACCCGGAGCTGCAGAATGAAGTGTACTGTCAGCTTATCAAGCAGACCAACCACCGGACACCACACAACTACTCGCTCACACAG TGCTGGCAgctgttgtctctgtgtgtggctCTGTTCCTTCCTCAACAACATTTCCTTTGGTACCTGAGACAGTACCTGCAACGCAATGCTGACCCAAG GAGTGAGGTGGGGAAGTATGCAGTGTACTGCCAGAGGTCTGTGGAGCGAACACTGCAGAATGGAGAGCGGGAGGCCAAACCTTCACGTATGGAGATCGTCTCCATCCTGCTGAGAAACCCCTACCACCATTCACTGCCATTCAGCATCCCAGTCCACTTCATGAACAACACCTACCAG GTGGTGGGTTTCGACGGCTCCACAACAGTGGAAGAGTTCCTCAGTACGCTGAACCAGAGGATCGGCGTGAGGAAGCCTCAGCTGTCTGGGTTTGCCCTCTTCACTGATGATCCATCTGGCAAAGACCTGGAGCACTGCCTGCAGCCGTCGGCCAAG ATCTGTGATGTCATTTCCAAGTGGGAGCAGGCCCTAAAAGAGCTGCATCCTGGGAAAAATGAGGGGACACGGATTGTGCGTCTAACATACAAAAGCAG GTTGTGTATCAGATCTCAGGTGAAAGGAGAGACGGAGCGAGAGCGCCTCCTGCTGGCGTACCAGGTCAATGATGAAGTTCAGCAAGGCCACTTCCCTGTGAACAAAGAGCTGGCTCTGGAGGTGGCTGCCCTCATGGCACAG GTTGAACATGGTGACTTAGAGAGACCAGCTGCTTCCTCTCCTACCGGCTCTCCTCAGCCTAAATCTCAGCTGATTCTCCTGCAGGCTTTAGAGCGCTTCTACCCCAAACGCTACAAACAGGACTGCAACTCAGAGCAGATCAG AGATCTTACTGAGCGTCTGGCCACTAAGTGGTCTATGCTACGTGGGTGCAGTGCACCCGAGTGTGTGAGAATATACCTAACTGTGGCTCGCAAATGGCCCCTGTTTGGAGCCAAACTCTTTAGTGCCaag CCGGTCCCCCCCTCTCCTGTTGAGCAGAGCCAGGTGTGGCTGGCAGTCAATGAAGATGGATTGTGTGTGCTGGACTATACAATG CACACGTTGGTCACATACTcctaccagtctgtgattaccTTCGGTGGTTGTCGTGACGATTTCATGGTAGTCACGAGCCAGCAGAGGGAGCCTGGAGTCGCGAAGAAGAGCGCAGAGAAGCTGGTCTTTGTGATGGCTAAACCAAAG ATACTGGAGCTGACTTTGCTCATGGCCAGCTACATTAACCACTGGAACCCCAGCCTCCCGCCTGCCTCACACCAGCCTGTCGGCCACTGGGACGTAGACAGCAAGCACTTCCCTGCGATGAACTACACCACCAAGGGCCCCACACTACTGTGA